The following are from one region of the Gadus chalcogrammus isolate NIFS_2021 chromosome 19, NIFS_Gcha_1.0, whole genome shotgun sequence genome:
- the LOC130372163 gene encoding cytochrome c oxidase assembly factor 3 homolog, mitochondrial-like, giving the protein MAEKDAENVKMHNERLLLNRRNELDYWKKNAERIRGRNRLTGLAIGAFVVGMFGYTILSVKQEKIMDDIDKEAKVQIWRGPRTGANS; this is encoded by the exons ATGGCGGAGAAAGATGCAGAAAATGTCAAAATGCATAATGAGAGACTACTTCTGAACCGGAGGAATGAGCTCGACTACTGGAAGAAGAACGCCGAGCGGATCCGCGGGCGGAACCGGCTGACGGGGCTCGCCATCGGCGCGTTTGTGGTCGGCATGT TCGGCTACACCATCCTCTCTGTCAAGCAGGAGAAAATAATGGATGACATCGACAAAGAAGCAAAGGTCCAAATCTGGAGAGGTCCTCGTA